A window of Haliscomenobacter hydrossis DSM 1100 contains these coding sequences:
- a CDS encoding type IV toxin-antitoxin system AbiEi family antitoxin domain-containing protein yields the protein MRLKEGVFCIIPYEANAETFMPDWHLIAEHLVQDTKYYIGYYSALQIHDLITQPSLKEQIVVSKQIRPAEISIKSVPFQFIYHNEKHFFGAKKIWVDSFNKVLCSDLEKTFIDCLFKPEYAGGIVEIAKAIYSSKEKIKYSTLLEYAKKFDSQAVIKRLGFLLEMLEIDTDIIDDLQKLKTASYVVLDTELPKVGKRISRWSIHQNLEIETIKSAIYT from the coding sequence ATGCGCTTGAAAGAAGGGGTGTTTTGCATTATTCCCTATGAAGCCAACGCTGAAACATTTATGCCTGACTGGCATTTGATTGCAGAACATTTGGTACAGGACACCAAATACTACATTGGGTATTACTCGGCTTTGCAAATTCATGACCTGATCACACAGCCCTCCCTAAAAGAGCAAATAGTTGTTTCAAAACAAATCCGCCCTGCTGAAATTTCCATCAAGTCCGTACCCTTTCAGTTTATTTACCACAACGAGAAACATTTTTTTGGCGCAAAAAAAATCTGGGTGGACAGCTTCAACAAAGTACTATGTTCCGACTTGGAAAAAACCTTTATTGACTGTTTGTTCAAACCTGAATATGCAGGTGGGATTGTAGAAATCGCAAAAGCAATATACAGTTCAAAAGAAAAAATAAAGTACAGCACCCTGCTGGAGTATGCTAAAAAATTCGATTCTCAGGCCGTAATAAAACGATTGGGCTTTCTTTTAGAAATGCTTGAAATCGACACCGACATTATTGATGATTTGCAAAAGTTAAAAACCGCTTCATACGTAGTGCTTGATACAGAATTGCCGAAAGTTGGTAAACGAATCAGCCGCTGGAGCATCCATCAAAATTTGGAGATTGAAACCATTAAATCTGCTATTTACACATGA
- a CDS encoding ABC transporter permease, giving the protein MFRSYLSIAIRNLFKNKVSSSINIGGLALGIACCLMIALYIYDELSYDRFNPNFQHIYRVTEKQKQPGGIFNVAVTPGPLAAALAKDFPEVEKTTRIGRWGGLLTQNEQAQEAEQMLIVDPSFFPMFSLSLLVGNPKAVFNSPDEVIFSEAMAIKFFGEDWRQKEVLDQAISLNNEKTLKLVGVAQNPPLNSHIQFDVLLPFAFVDRYDEWGNKWNSNSYHTYLQLRSDAASTPTDLLAFGKKIKNQLKQYDAGNETQLLLQPLADIYLHSKFDFQTDWGPRGDIFYLRILALVGLIVLVIAIVNFINLATARAAQRAKEVGVRKTVGAPRSSLVVQFLGEALLMTSLAVGVALVVAEIMLPLFTILSDKALRIPYQAPAFWLSLALMTGLVSLLTGLYPAFFLSSFRPARVLKGTFQVRTGKGFRQSLVVGQFALSIALIVATLVIYQQLTYLQHTKLGFDQSNLVYVRLKGDLRGKANVFKAEIEKIAGVASAAVATSNLVDVANSSGVEWEGQTPKDEFLMTHTNVDPDFIPTTGMSMASGRNFSAKITSDTSSLNAAYLINETAAKRMGWTASSALGKSINFWGLKGNVIGVVKDFHFRPLRTSIEPFILRYRPLEFYFTLLVKTRPGAGSSTLADISKVYKKLDPTNPISYGFVNEDLNLQYKAEQRIGRIMLCFAILTILVSCLGLFGLTVFTAEQRVKEIGVRKVLGASVASIMGLLAKDFIKLVVIAILVASPLAWYAMNQWLQGFAYRIELQWWMFALTGLLAVGIAFLTISVQSLKAALVNPVKSLRSE; this is encoded by the coding sequence ATGTTTCGTAGCTATTTGAGTATTGCCATCAGGAACCTCTTTAAAAATAAAGTTTCTTCTTCCATCAACATTGGCGGACTGGCCTTGGGCATCGCCTGTTGCCTGATGATTGCCCTGTACATTTATGATGAGTTGAGCTACGACCGGTTCAATCCCAATTTCCAGCACATTTACCGCGTTACCGAAAAACAAAAACAGCCAGGAGGTATCTTCAATGTGGCGGTAACCCCTGGCCCGCTGGCAGCGGCTTTGGCGAAGGATTTTCCAGAGGTCGAAAAAACAACCCGCATCGGACGTTGGGGCGGCTTGTTGACCCAAAATGAACAAGCGCAGGAAGCGGAGCAGATGCTCATTGTGGATCCCAGTTTTTTCCCCATGTTCAGTTTGTCGCTGCTGGTTGGTAACCCTAAGGCGGTCTTTAATAGCCCCGATGAAGTGATTTTCAGCGAAGCGATGGCCATCAAGTTTTTTGGGGAAGACTGGCGGCAAAAGGAGGTGCTGGATCAAGCAATTTCATTGAACAACGAAAAAACCCTCAAGCTGGTCGGCGTGGCACAAAACCCGCCACTCAATTCACACATCCAATTTGATGTTTTGTTGCCTTTTGCGTTTGTAGATCGCTACGATGAATGGGGCAACAAATGGAACAGCAACAGCTACCACACCTACCTGCAACTGCGTAGTGATGCGGCGAGCACACCGACTGACTTGTTGGCTTTTGGCAAAAAGATCAAAAACCAGCTCAAACAATACGACGCGGGCAATGAAACCCAATTGTTGCTTCAACCCCTTGCCGATATTTATCTCCATTCAAAGTTTGACTTTCAAACCGATTGGGGGCCGCGGGGCGATATCTTTTACCTCCGCATTTTGGCCCTGGTGGGTTTGATTGTTCTGGTCATCGCCATTGTCAATTTTATCAATCTGGCCACTGCCCGAGCGGCGCAACGGGCCAAAGAAGTAGGAGTGCGCAAAACGGTGGGTGCCCCACGTTCAAGTTTGGTGGTGCAGTTTTTAGGCGAAGCCTTATTGATGACCAGCCTTGCCGTGGGCGTGGCGCTGGTTGTTGCGGAGATTATGCTGCCTTTGTTTACAATTTTATCCGACAAAGCCTTGCGGATCCCTTATCAGGCTCCAGCTTTCTGGCTGAGTCTGGCGCTGATGACAGGATTGGTCAGTTTGTTGACTGGACTGTATCCGGCCTTTTTCTTGTCCTCGTTTCGGCCTGCGCGGGTGCTGAAAGGTACTTTTCAGGTGCGTACTGGCAAAGGGTTTCGACAGTCTTTGGTGGTGGGGCAGTTCGCGCTGTCCATCGCTTTGATTGTGGCTACGTTGGTCATTTACCAGCAGTTGACCTATCTTCAGCACACCAAGTTGGGTTTTGACCAATCCAATTTGGTGTACGTGCGGCTTAAAGGAGACTTACGGGGAAAAGCCAATGTATTCAAAGCCGAAATCGAAAAAATAGCGGGTGTGGCCAGTGCTGCGGTGGCTACGAGCAACCTCGTCGACGTGGCCAATTCAAGTGGTGTGGAATGGGAAGGACAAACTCCCAAAGATGAGTTTTTGATGACCCACACCAATGTTGACCCCGATTTTATTCCAACCACCGGTATGTCAATGGCCAGCGGGCGCAATTTTTCTGCCAAGATTACTTCCGATACTTCATCGCTGAACGCCGCCTACCTCATCAACGAAACTGCGGCCAAACGCATGGGTTGGACTGCCAGCTCCGCCCTGGGCAAAAGCATCAATTTTTGGGGCCTGAAGGGGAATGTGATCGGGGTGGTCAAAGACTTCCATTTTCGCCCCCTGCGCACGAGTATCGAACCTTTTATTTTGCGGTATCGTCCGCTGGAATTTTATTTCACTTTATTGGTAAAGACCAGACCTGGTGCAGGCTCAAGTACCCTGGCCGACATCAGCAAAGTGTATAAAAAATTAGACCCCACTAATCCGATCTCCTATGGTTTTGTGAATGAAGATTTGAATCTCCAGTACAAAGCGGAGCAGCGGATCGGGCGGATCATGCTGTGTTTTGCCATCCTGACCATCCTGGTGTCTTGCCTGGGATTATTCGGATTGACAGTATTCACTGCCGAGCAGCGCGTCAAAGAAATTGGGGTGCGCAAGGTGCTGGGCGCCAGCGTAGCCAGCATCATGGGGCTTTTGGCCAAAGATTTTATCAAGCTGGTCGTCATTGCGATTCTGGTGGCTTCACCCCTGGCCTGGTACGCCATGAACCAATGGTTGCAGGGCTTCGCCTACCGGATCGAACTTCAATGGTGGATGTTTGCCCTCACCGGATTACTGGCCGTTGGTATTGCGTTTTTGACGATCAGTGTGCAAAGTCTGAAAGCGGCGCTGGTCAATCCGGTGAAGTCGTTGCGAAGTGAGTAA